The Euphorbia lathyris chromosome 2, ddEupLath1.1, whole genome shotgun sequence genome includes a window with the following:
- the LOC136220698 gene encoding uncharacterized protein: MLTSLLVLIITTLSLCSSSPIHDLLISKGLPAGLVPKEVKSYRFEENGYLEVFLEGPCLTKYENRVFFESVLRANLTYRNLSGVVGLTQEELFLWLPVKDIIVDDPNSGLILFDIGVAHKQLSLSLFEEPPDCKSQGGLKNGVRKEKGFEAFR; the protein is encoded by the exons ATGTTAACTTCTTTATTGGTACTAATAATTACAACCTTGTCACTATGTTCATCTTCTCCAATCCACGATTTACTAATCTCGAAAGGATTACCAGCTGGACTTGTCCCGAAAGAGGTGAAATCATACAGGTTTGAAGAAAATGGGTATCTGGAGGTGTTTCTGGAGGGTCCTTGCTTGACAAAGTATGAAAATAGGGTGTTTTTTGAAAGTGTGCTAAGAGCTAATCTCACCTATCGTAACCTAAGCGGCGTCGTTGGATTAACGCAAGAAGAACTGTTTCTATGGCTGCCTGTCAAAGATATAATCGTCGATGATCCTAATTCTGGCCTTATTCTTTTTGACATTGGCGTCGCTCATAAACAACTTTCTCTATCTCTTTTTGAAGAACCTCCCGATTGCAAATCTCAAG GTGGGTTGAAGAATGGCgtgaggaaagagaaaggatttGAGGCTTTCAGATAG